In Mytilus edulis unplaced genomic scaffold, xbMytEdul2.2 SCAFFOLD_2016, whole genome shotgun sequence, the sequence caagctttagtaaccatgtaacctcatgtttccaaaatattctttATGGCAATCATTACCCACATATGTTTTTCTGTCTGTGCATCCTTTCTTCCATTCGTCTGTCAGCTGTTTGTCGATctagcttcaggttaaagtttttagtcaaggtagtttttgatgaagttggaggctaatcaacttgaaattcagttcacatgttccctatgaaatgatctttctaatgttactGCCAAAATAGAGTTTTTATACCAATTAACATATGAatatgatagtgggagtggggcatccatgttctATAGACACATGCTTGTTATATGTATCATTCTTGTTGGTATAgaaataccaaattaaaaatgtaatggtgcTTTGTAAATCTTGAGACatatatgtttatgactcagaaatgTTTAACTTCAATGAAAAGATTcatttcctacaactgtcaaattcaagggaatttTTTTCTACCCTTTTTCGTATTCAACCGGATGTAACATACTATGATTTGgaggtattacacctaaagaaggCGTTCTTGCTGAATAAACTTGTAATTctggttatttcaagcattactgtcaagttttgtcataatcagttcaatagtttttagaaaaatgtagTATAATGTAATCGAcagcaatttggtcaaaatttctTCTTAAAATCCAAATCAAGCTACATCATGATAGAATATAGTGTGGACCAATCACTCAAGGgtcgacatcaaaagatcaaaatAGGAGAAACAAActaaaatcaaatagtttggggatGGGGGTTAAactgctgcaagttttgtttatccgACACATTGATTATTACATATATctatattggtcaatcaatttttcccaaattaagttaagaatggggggggggggggggggggggggtggattatgtgaattaagttttttatccttcattgaacttttgatgtggtccttaaatgatcaaatatttatCTCATCTGCCTACAAACAGTTAAATATGATACAAAAGATGACTGTAGGATGATAAATTCACTTATGGACCTCTCAGTCTTCATTATAATTAAGGTACCTTTAGATCCATTTATATATCTCATTACCTCAAAATTTCAACTTGTTTAGGCTTAATTAAAAATTATTGGGTCAACTTATATACTCATTTATGAAAGAAATGTTATAATTAATGATTTATCAAAGATTTCAAGGTGTTGATCCAAGCAgataaaaaatagaataaaaaagatTTCTTTTTAAAGGATATAGAATTAGATATTTGGTGAAAACTGATATTAACAATTAGAAAACAGAAAAACTATGTGGAAACTGACTGAGTAGCTAAAATACAATGTAACAATAAACTATGAATAAAGGAAAGAGGTCACTTCCTTTTACTATAGATGATAAAATAGTTAATCTATTGTttaaagggggtctcattgggagGATCTAATCCCTGATCCCACATTGTTTAGTGAGAATCCTGGATCCGGCTTCCTGTTTCCATGATAGTGTATGTAATTTCCCATGTCCCCCGGACTTTTTTCCCATTTTCATGCTTAGAAAAAATCGGCCAATCCGGTGTAACACTTAGACCTCAATGAGATCCACTTTAAACATGgtggaaaatttcaaaacaattacCTTTGGGtccaaaaacaaagaaaataaatatgcaCAAAAAATTCCCAGTATACATTAACAGATGAAGTATCACtggaaaatgtaaaatgtatgaaaatgtcGCCATGCAACGCCAAAAACAtgtcatttgttaaaaatgagcaaataaaatatgttacaagcCTACGTTTCTTCAGAAATGAGCCgccagcatatatatatatgtcaaattGTTCTCaatatttgaagaaaagaaacaaatacCAGTAATTTGTTAATTGATTTTTAAGGATGTAAGTTTAAGCATGGATTCAATTTGGgaactcctcattacagaattaAGGATCGTTTGGAGGTCTTTTCAAAcctatttttttatgattcagtatagattcaaaattaaattggggGGCCATAATAATATAGTGAATAAtaatacatctacaaaataaacacaaattggGAACTTTTGTCTTGATCATAATTAAACAtgggtgaaaaaactgtcaaaataggtgcaatttgggcaCCCTCATGTTAGCTATTTTACCTGTGTATAAGAAGAAGAATGAGAGTGCGGTTCCACAGCTAAGTGATTGAGAGAtgtataaatttgttctttttcagGGGATGTATATTACCCAGACTCTGATATCTCTAATGTGTCTCTGAGACCATGAGATGTAAAAAATTTGTTCTTTTTCAGGTGATGTATATGACCCAGACTCTGATATCTATATTGTGTCTTTGAGATCATAAGATGTATAAATTCACTCTTTTTCAGGGGATGTCTGATATCTATATTGTGTCTCTGAGATCATAAGATGTATAAATTCTTTCTTTTTCAGGGGATGTATATGACCCAGACTCAGAAACTTCTAATGTGTCGCTTAGATCAGTGAAACGAACATTCAGCCATAGACCATTGTCACTTTATGATGATCCCAAAATACCAAGTGAAAAGTCCCATAGTTCACCAACAACACCTCAGAAATCACGATCTCCCGGACTCCCAAGGAAGAGTTTCTCCCCGTCTTTATTAAGACGTAGTATCTTTAATCGGTCTCAGACGGAGGAGAAATGTTCAGGATGTGGGTTTCCAATCAAAGACGAGAAGAGGATCTCCATGAAGCGTGCCGGTGATATAAGAGATGTGTACCATCCAATGTGCTTCAAATGTTCTATGTAAGTActtaatctatatttatacaaGAGATAATTGTGTCCATTTTTACTCAACTAAAGTTTAAGGTGTATATGTCCCAATTCCATATGTCTGTCTGTCCGTATGTCTGTCCAACTCCTCCGAAACAGCCAGTCAgatattgatgaaacttgacaCAGATGTAGACCTGTTGACATAAAGGAATCTAGTACGATGCATTATGTGTAGAATAAAGGGATAAAATGGAATTTACTGAGATATTGCAAATATGTGGTAACAGTCTCTGAAGAGCAACTCTTCATAATATGCTGGATGAATATTTAACTTATAACAAACACTTTATGCCTTGTCTGTCACTCTGTCAATGATCATGGTAAGTGCAACTCCTCGTAAACAACCAATCAgatattgatgaaactttaaCCAGTTGTTGAGGAAGTGTTATATAATGATTACCAGTCATTCAGCTTTCTGGCCGGgaccgaattagtggtgttacaccttgaCCTGTTGATGTATCTAATGGAATAAAATCTAATGCATCATAGATggaataaagggagataattgaattTACCTTGATACAGCAATATGTGGAAACAGCCTTTCTTAGGGGCATTACCTCATAATCTGCTTAATTTCACTTGAACAAATGTAGAACACCTCCTGAggatttttgtaaaggattatAATCCTTGTCCAAAttatttcaggggagataatcctTGTCCAAAttgtttcaggggagataatcagATTTACCTAATGTATCTACAGTATTGAGGAGCTGGAGTATTCTAAACTTCTAAACATTATCAATGCATAACTCAATGAAATCAGGTGATATGAAGTCCAGATTTATTCCAATATACTTTcaagataaaattaaaaagtaGAGAATTATTGACTTTTTTAGCAAGGTATGCATTACTAATGTTATGATATAAAATCCATATTGTAATCTCAATATGTGTTATCAACACTTTAATGCCTCACCTAAGGGCATTATGTTGGTCGGTCTGTGCATTCTATTGTTgtccgtcccacttcaggttaaagatttgggtagaggtagtttttgatgaagttaaagtccaatcaactgagtacacatgttccctacaAATTGATCTTTAATGTCAACTTGAGttttgacttcaatttcatgGACCACTTAACATTGCAAATGATATTGGGgtatccatgtactatggacacattcttgttatttaaagaatcttctaaaatttcaatccccaaaattgaaaaatcagctATAAACAAGTTAAACACACTAGCTGACATATAGGCTATTATTATCAAATGATGGAAATTGTTTATGTTATATCTAGTAGTATTTTATCATCCTCATCTTATACACAATTTAACACTCAAACATAATCAGAgtagtatttatatatttactatgTCTAGTTACAGGAAATGTTATAATTGTCTTGTATCACAATGACCTAGATATTTGCCTGAAATGAAGATACATACTGATTCAATATCTTTTAAAATGTGCTAGAAAGGATATAATTTTATAACCAACATAAGTAATTAACATTGTGTGGAAACAAGAGTTCTTTTAAAGCTTTGTTCATAGAAATAAATCTTTTGATGTTTTgattaaagctattttaaagatGAATATTCTTAAGTCAAATTTTACAAATGACCACTAATTTGTAAAAGGTCATCACAGATCCTTTAAAACTTCAGTCCAGataaatgtttttgtaatagCATAGACTGTGTAACAAATGCATATACTCATTAGGAAAAactgagttataaaaaaaatgtgtattacaGAAAGAAGACTActttacaaaatatacatattaCCACATAATACACAAATCATGTCTATCTGAATTTTGGAAATACTGCTCTTAAACAGTATACATGTACTTAGACttctaagtttaaaaaaataattcttcataTTCTCCAGTTATGGAAgtataaaaaaatcatagaaaagTGCTTTTTAAAGctaatttttaacaacttttataaaaaattaaagagCCAATCGTATGTAGTAGTTGTATTTAAACTTAGTTTTTTGGGAATTTAAAAGGAATCATTAGCTGACGATAAACAGAGTGCATGTGTAtagtgtaaaatatatatttcttgatATTCTCTAGTCGTGAAAGcataagaaaatttataaaaaggtgCTTTGACAGcttattgaaaatttatttatataaaattaaaagtgtatgtatttatataaaattaaagagcCATATTTATGCATGTAGTAAGATTTTTTAAAGGTAAAAGGAATtgtaatcaaatgtcaaaatcttgCCCACATTGTGTTAGATTATATACTATGCatgatatgggagataactctttccTCCTTATGATAGTACATGATATTTAATCAATGAATAGTTTGCAGATCAAGGGGTATTTCCTAGAatgtatttgtttgaaaaaataaataacttcaATTCAATCTGAATCAATATTTTGCACTGTTGAGATAATATTTGGGTTTATATGGTGTTTATGACAGAggaacatatatagttgacccttTTGTAAATGGTTTTCTTCTCCTTTTCAACATAACATGTTGAGAGGGACAGGGAAACACTAAACATTAATATCAGCAATATTAAGGACAAATTATATAATGATGGCCAATCAACTAAGAGTGAggcccttggaaatattaaatttatagaaaatgacCTCATTAGCACTCTCACTGTTACAATTCTTgccatattttttataaaactgataCTTAATAGGATAATGTCAGCAGTATCTTGGACAAGTTCTATGTCTTaattgacttttttaaaaagaattattacccaaagaaatattaattttaagaaaaatggctCTCACAGgtacaatttatttataaaacatatagTATACTTAAAGTAATGCCTTAAAggtctgtttgaaatatttagtattcaataatggaaaaaaaattgtCCCCCAGCGCacgctttttatttatgaattgtTGTAGTTATTGACCCTGTATAGAGTCGGATTGAGACTCTGTTCTTTTATTATTAAAGTAAAAACTGAAACTGATATAAAGATATTGAGAACTGGTAATGTGTCTCAGGCCAATTACACTGTGTGTGAATGGAGAGAGTTTATTTTCTAAACAGTATGAACATTTCTTGTAATATCATATGGTACTTGGGTAATTGTATTTTGTCTGATATGATAAAGATTTGTGATGTTTTCTTAGATAAAAAGTTGTCAGCAATCACACCATGTAGTAATCTCATTCTGCATGTCAAACTTGTCCTTAACAGTAACAATCTGGATGCTGATTGCCATCCTCTACTATTATGTTATGATAGTATTATTGAACATGAAGACTGGTGAGATTGTTCCCAGATGTGACCTTCGTCTACCTGTAATTAGTTTCACATGTTAAACCTGGTATCTAATATTGAATATTAATGAGTTGTTCGTCAACAACATTTTATGAACTTAAGATAAAGTGTTTTGGTGCCAGAGTGTTACAAGTCGTTATAATGGAGAATATTGCTATTAAAATATTACACATCTGTTTGATTCAGTACTTTACTacagatgtaaacaaaatgaaaaagaaagagTAATGAATAGTGAAAAAGCATATGGGTTGATGATTATATAATTTGTAAATAGTGGTAAAGGTTTTTGAGACTTAATGGACGTTCAATGCAAAACAAATGTCTTGACTTCACTAAATATCAGAAAACACtaaaggacacctccgggtgcgggaatttctcgctagagcattgaagacctgttggtgacctactgctgttgttttttctatggtcgggttgtctctttgacacagtccccatttccattctcaattttactgttcATTAAATATTAGTACTTGACCAATTTTAACAAGATGATAAATAACTTGAATTGTATCTTCAATATAGGGGCCCAGATTAGGGGCCTCTGGGCCAAATTGTTTAAGTAGTCCAACTACTATATCTTTCTAAGCCTGTCAACTCTGAgattatgagtttatttagatCTGCACATGGCAGGTGcatttgactccaatcttaattgacttgaATAATGACAGTTTTCCTACCACCTAAGGGTACTGGTTTTTCTCCAGGGATAGTTTCTGGCTATTCCTCCACTTGTTAAAACTTGCTGCCATGAAATAGCTAGCAGTGAATGGAGTGGTGTTCAacaccaatcaattaatcaatcaatttacTTTATAGAGTATGAATGGGCATAATCTGTCTAATGATTTGCAATAATAATATTCATACGGTCTTTAAAATGAATCTGTTACAATCTGCATCATAAGCCACTAGTCCGTCCTACTAGTAAAATTTTATTAGGACTTGTAAACACCTAACAAAAATGTCGGAATTTTGGTCTTTGGACTAGTAGTCGGAAATGTTTTTGGTGCATACTGCAGTGTTATGAAATTGTAGTTGCTTCTAAGGCCTGTGAAAACAGCTTATATAATGCAAAATAAAATAGGTTCACAGTATGCTTTTGTAGTGATGGGCATGATGCTGCAATCTTTTGATCAGTTTGTGTCATACAATCTTCCTTAACAGATGCACTGACTTCTTCTATTACCTTGATTACCTTGATGAAAGATGGTTCTGATGGgagatagaaagaaaaaaataaatctggGGAGCACTGCTGactaataatatttatattgtaGGTGTTTGATATAGGTTGTGATaaatgaaatggaaaaaaaatatctgGTTTTATGAatcatgttttaatataattatctgGTTAAATGAtaagttgtttatttatttgtgtatagTGATTGAGTATTTCAGAAAGTGACATATAGCGTGAATCTTGAGtttgaaatagaaataagaaaacagagTAATTGATGTTGTGGACAACATTTAGAAGAATAAATTGAAGAAATTCTTATATTAATcttaaaagtgaaaaaagtagCAAATTTTGATCTAAAAAGTCTTGCATGCTCTTTCTGATGAGAAAACTCTCATCCTGAGAAAGATTCAAACAAATATCTAGTCACAATAATGGAAGAAAGCTTTAAATCCAATAGATGAATtcaattatttgtgaaaatattattattttgaatttcaaaCTTTAGATTGATTATTGTTATAGTATTCAACACTCTGTGGTCAGTGGACGTGTGGTCAGTGGacgatccagggggagggttctgggggttggaaccccctttttttttaaagatcaatgcatttaaatggggacatatagttggaaccccccctttgtccttggttgggaaccccccctttttaaaatggctggatccgcccctgtttgTTCACTTAGAAGCTGACAGCCATGAAAAAgcatagtgctgaaagtggcatttaacaccaatcaatcattcaaataATCAAGTGTCTGCATCTATTTGTACAGAAGTTAGAAATTCAAGAAGATTAGTCAAATAATACTGGTTAGGTTGGTATATAATTTCAGTCTGTAACAGGTTCCACTGGTTCTTCATTTAACATATCTGACTTAAGGAGCACACCAAGATCTGGCCATGATCTGACAGAATGATTGTTCTGGTTTCTACTGGTTCTTCATGTAACATATCTAACTAGGAGCACACCAAGATCTCGCATGATCTGACAGAATGATTGTTCTGAAGACTTATCTTAATCAGTTTTCTATATAGAAAATCATATTATAGCTAGAGAAATCCTAAATTCTTAATAATGgtataattaatcattttttaCTGTCAATGTCATTTTTCTTCATTTCCTTACAATTGCTAGAACTCTTGGGAAAATCCTATAAGTTTTTATTGCTAGGCATTAGAATTATAGAAATACAGTCAAAACATGACGAGGCTTTGGAAAGATATTTCCTTATTATGTTCTTCGCTTTATTGGAACATTAAGAAAAAAACTTCTTCATAGAAAATAATTTTCCAATGGTATAATTCTGTGGCATTAGTTTTATTAATCTACTAAATTGTTACAGTAATagccaaataaaataattttgtattgaaattaatttgaaaaagagaatatcatatttatttttatggcAATGAAGTTACTTAATGTTAAGCACGTCAGGGAGATAAAGTAATGCGTTCATTCCTCTGTCCTgctgcaggttaaagtttttagttaaggtagtttttgatgaagttgaaggttattcaacatgaaacttagtacacatattccctatgatatgatctgtctaattctcatgccaaattagagttttgatcccactttcatggtccactgaacatagaaaaatgataCTAGTGAGTGGGGCATATGTACATATAtttagacacattcttgttttgttatcattttgttgttttgtcCCCCACAGACAGAGAACATAAGTAATAGTTTTCATCAGACAACAAATTAAACTCTCTCCATCTCACTTATTCAGAAATGAAGGTCGGATTGTCATGGTTAATATTGCAACTCAAATCCATATTTTGAACTCAGTGAATGCGCTAACTAAATTCAGTGTAAAATGTTGAGTTTCATAGTGGTAGCATTTAATAGCTTCAAAGAGAGATCATACCAACTGTCATTATTTGCAGTGGATTTCCCCCTGACATGAGAGCTCCCATATGaaaattttgtccacaatttaaaacaaaatgatcaaTTTTATCATTGCTATAGGATTGTAAAAAGATGgggaaaaaacaacaacaaaaaaacccatTAAAATTCATTTGGAGACCCCCTTGAAGGCAATTTGTAGTACTATAAGAACCATCTTGCATACAAAATATGATGGGCATTTTGGGATATTATAGCAGGTATGAGAGTTAAATGTATAATATAGACTGACAACTTAATATTGGAGAATGAATAGGAAAGATGACTTAGTCAGTAATTTGATACAGAAGAAGAAAATCCATCAGTAATAAATGGATTTCTACATTATTTTTTGCCAACTTGTGAAATGTATCAGTTATATGTATTGTCAATAGGCAGTATCTATAAACTAAAAAAtcacatactgtaaattcagcatttattattgtaattttggAGGAATGGACAAAAACGCAACattaattattgcgatttcaGAGACATCGATCTGCAATTATTCTGCATATATGTATCAGATTTCAGAATGTGAGTTCTAAATATTGCTAAACTCAGCCAGTCGCATTATTTGCATTGAtcaaaacctcgcaataatttctgaattacggTAGTCATTTGATCCAATGAGACTTGCAGCAGGCAGGTTGGGATGGTAGTGATCAAAAGATTAAATTAAAGTACTTCCAATACTAATATACCTTACTGTCCTTATCTAGGACTAGATAACTTAATTGTatagtacaaatgtacatttaaaaCCATAACTCATttagcaaaatttgattaaaaaaaattcgGTCCTTTTTATCATGCATGATTACACCCATAGCCAGTGGGAATGTGTAGTCTAGGGTTCAGACTATGGAAAAATAACTGTTAAAGTCAAAACGTCTTGACACCAAATAAACCTGCTAAGATTGACAATCTTTGGGCTCCTGTATGTCATCACAAGATTTATACAATATTACTATATTAATGATTTGACTAGCTAATAAACTTTTAAGCCTTGTATGAAGCacttattatagaaaaaaataatatctgtATTTAGTGACAGTTATTTGCATGATATAttattgttgtgtgtttgatCATGGCAGAATTAGGTCTATAAAGGTGGCCTCAGCTGCACCCCTCTCCCACCAAAACAAATAATCTGCAAATCTGTCTCAGGTTGCCAGGACTGAAATGAGAGcttaaggccaaataaaacaaatataccaGCATCTGTTTCCCCTTTTAGATATCTCCTTTTAAAAGTAGGTGACCTAATCCAGACATGaatccaggattttgaaaaaagggggagtGGTCCTAACTAGGAAAAAATTCGGAGTAAGACATTTGTAAAAGGCTTGCAAAACCCCAACACCCTTAAATCCACTTTTAACAATTATAAGCTGATTGCGATTTTATGTCAAATTCTCATCAATATACTGTaaaattagaaattattgcaatgttttcattattgaaaaaaattgcttcagggttataatcgcaataatttaaactcgcattttgaaatttgttataatttttaggacaaacaggattttttctcaatatcgcaaaaaattaaaatcacattttagtctatTAAAACTAAATCGCAATAATAGATAcactcaataatttctgaaattacggTATATGGAGATTCTGACATTTGAATTCACATTTTTCCTGTATAAATTCTGatagattttagttttctaattgTCCTTTAGTAACATGAGATCGTTGGCTGTGAACATTGTTATTTTCTATTCTAAATTGTGTTAAATTCTAGTTCTTAATTGTCCTTTAGTAACTTGAGACCTGCAACattaaagttaatttataaattcttccatttaattcatttaaagatGGCTTTTGTTTCCTCTCTCATTCCATGACAAATCTAATTATTTCATGTAAATATAGTAGTTTAATTAAAGATTTGTCACAAAAGTTGTGTTATACTCAAGGAATATTAAACATTGGTTAGACATGGTTGAGAAGACCATGACAGTGagcgcatttgtttctaacctaaaCGATGTAAACGATTACACGCGTAGTCGTTTAATCcatttgtttctaacctaaaCGATGTAAACGATTACACGCGTAGTCGTTTAATCCAtttgtttcatacattttttggtCAACGTTGACATCGTTCACATAAACGATGTACGTGCAAAATAGTCGCATAGTCGTTTATCGTTGAGACGTGTAAACGATAAATTTGTTTCTGCATCTGTCCTTTAAATGATTATGAGCACTTGTTGTTTTCGCAAAGTCCTGGTTATTTATTTCCCCcacttttacctgtttgtttacagTTCATGAGTGTAATCTATTTCTGTCTGACTACGCGGGGTCGACAAAGTTTATTAAACGATTTATTTGTTTCTAGCAGCTTAACGTTTACTAAATGATAGTCATCGATGACAAAATTtcgggttagaaacaaatgcactcTGTATATTCTAGGAATATTAAACATTGGTGAGACATACATGAGAAGACCATGACAAAAGTCCCCTATGATGGCATATTAAGAGGCTTttgcaaattaaattttattacGTAAAATAATTCTGTAGAAAttgattttctattttaataatatataagtCGAGACATAGATCTATGGTTGAGAGAATGACTTTCAGATTCAACCCTTTTTTATCTCACATTTTAGTCCAAAACCTC encodes:
- the LOC139507209 gene encoding uncharacterized protein yields the protein MFKNTKFPLRKTSSLTGDVYDPDSETSNVSLRSVKRTFSHRPLSLYDDPKIPSEKSHSSPTTPQKSRSPGLPRKSFSPSLLRRSIFNRSQTEEKCSGCGFPIKDEKRISMKRAGDIRDVYHPMCFKCSM